In Asanoa sp. WMMD1127, one genomic interval encodes:
- a CDS encoding NUDIX domain-containing protein, with amino-acid sequence MATLIRAAGGVVWRPVGDGLEICLVHRERYDDWSLPKGKLESGEHPLAAAVREVAEETGVHAVPQVRLAGARYTVREGFPKTVDYWSMRYVSEEPALVAESDEVNEVRWLPVDDALALLTYSHDTRVVRDFAVLPAINAVCGLVRHAHAGKRGTWSGPDSARPLDKEGRARAGELARLLALLRPAQLVSATPLRCRQTLEPLAALVDLPIAADSALDEPVPGQNEDERVLSTAGRLAELAAAGVDFVACSQGKVMPGALAQLVDHGAADDYRTPKGGGWLLAFAADGTVAADRL; translated from the coding sequence ATGGCTACCCTGATCCGCGCCGCCGGCGGCGTGGTGTGGCGACCGGTTGGCGACGGCCTCGAGATCTGCCTCGTCCACCGGGAGCGCTACGACGACTGGTCGCTGCCGAAGGGCAAGCTGGAGTCCGGCGAGCACCCGCTGGCCGCCGCGGTGCGCGAGGTGGCCGAGGAGACCGGTGTGCACGCCGTGCCGCAGGTGCGCCTGGCCGGCGCCCGCTACACGGTGCGGGAGGGCTTCCCGAAGACCGTCGACTACTGGTCGATGCGCTACGTCAGCGAAGAGCCCGCCCTGGTGGCCGAGTCCGACGAGGTCAACGAGGTCCGCTGGCTGCCGGTCGACGACGCGCTGGCGCTGCTGACCTATTCACACGACACCCGCGTCGTACGCGACTTCGCCGTCCTGCCGGCGATCAACGCCGTCTGCGGGCTGGTCCGGCACGCCCACGCGGGCAAACGCGGCACCTGGTCCGGCCCCGACTCGGCCCGCCCGCTCGACAAGGAGGGGCGGGCGCGGGCCGGCGAGCTGGCCCGCCTGCTCGCCCTGCTGCGGCCGGCCCAGCTGGTGTCGGCGACGCCGCTGCGCTGCCGGCAGACGCTCGAGCCGCTGGCCGCGCTCGTCGACCTTCCCATCGCGGCGGACTCCGCCCTCGACGAGCCGGTGCCGGGCCAGAACGAGGACGAGCGGGTGCTGTCGACCGCGGGCCGGCTGGCCGAGCTGGCCGCGGCGGGAGTCGACTTCGTGGCCTGCAGCCAGGGCAAGGTCATGCCGGGCGCGCTGGCCCAGCTGGTCGACCACGGCGCCGCCGACGACTACCGCACCCCCAAGGGCGGCGGCTGGTTGCTCGCCTTCGCCGCGGACGGCACCGTCGCCGCGGACCGGCTCTGA
- a CDS encoding CYTH and CHAD domain-containing protein: MLEEERKLGADDAFRLPDLGDRAPAGGRVVEAPAATLTATYYDTPDLRLARAGVSLRHRKGDAAPWTVKLPAAVPGLRHEISRKGRAGNPPAELVALVTAWSRGAALAPAAKIRTERRAYEVRDAEGTVLAEVADDAVTVFDGKAVRMAFREIEVERKAGDRGLLDTVTAALTEAGAVEGEFTPKHVRALGKAAALPPDLTPPGDLPEQPSAADVVVAAVRSGVGRILAHDPLVRLGQPLDDGDTAVHQMRVGCRRLRSDLRTFAALLDRGWADRLRDELRWIAGVLGAARDAEVLRERLGHTANADPLCPIDPAAVARLDAALDARQRTALAEVDEALRSPRYHALLDLLVDAAREPRVTASADAPALRLLPRMVAKPWRRLAYGAKGVDGAADLDPLAPDERWHAVRINGKRARYAVDAVASVIGGPAAKLAKALGRVQNLLGEHQDAAVAADTWVALAAESPGDTELAAVAGRLFERERAAIRAARAAFPEAWAVAAEPTRTRWLP; encoded by the coding sequence ATGTTGGAGGAGGAACGCAAGCTCGGGGCCGACGACGCGTTCCGGCTGCCGGATCTGGGCGACCGGGCTCCGGCGGGCGGCAGGGTGGTCGAAGCGCCGGCGGCCACGCTCACCGCTACCTACTACGACACGCCTGACCTGCGGCTGGCCCGGGCCGGTGTGTCGCTGCGGCACCGCAAGGGCGACGCCGCGCCGTGGACCGTCAAGCTGCCCGCCGCCGTGCCCGGGCTCCGGCACGAGATCTCCCGCAAGGGCCGCGCCGGCAACCCGCCGGCGGAGCTGGTCGCGCTGGTCACCGCCTGGTCGCGCGGCGCCGCGTTGGCGCCGGCGGCGAAGATCCGCACCGAGCGACGGGCCTATGAGGTACGCGACGCCGAGGGCACCGTGCTGGCCGAGGTCGCCGACGACGCCGTCACCGTGTTCGACGGCAAGGCGGTGCGGATGGCGTTCCGCGAGATCGAGGTCGAGCGCAAGGCGGGCGACCGCGGGCTGCTCGACACCGTGACCGCGGCGCTCACCGAGGCCGGTGCCGTCGAGGGCGAGTTCACCCCGAAACACGTGCGGGCGCTGGGCAAAGCGGCCGCGCTGCCGCCGGATCTCACGCCGCCGGGCGACCTCCCCGAGCAGCCGTCCGCCGCCGACGTGGTGGTGGCCGCCGTGCGCTCCGGCGTCGGCCGGATCCTGGCGCACGACCCGCTGGTGCGGCTCGGCCAGCCGCTCGACGACGGCGACACCGCGGTGCACCAGATGCGGGTGGGCTGCCGGCGGTTGCGCAGCGACCTGCGTACGTTCGCCGCCCTGCTCGACCGCGGCTGGGCCGACCGGCTCCGCGACGAGCTGCGCTGGATCGCCGGTGTGCTCGGCGCGGCCCGCGACGCCGAGGTGCTGCGCGAGCGGCTCGGCCACACCGCCAACGCCGACCCGCTCTGCCCGATCGACCCCGCCGCGGTGGCCCGCCTCGACGCGGCGCTGGACGCCCGTCAGCGCACCGCGCTGGCCGAGGTCGACGAGGCGTTGCGCAGCCCGCGCTACCACGCCCTGCTCGACCTGCTGGTCGACGCGGCGCGCGAGCCGCGGGTGACGGCGTCCGCCGACGCGCCCGCGCTGCGGCTGCTCCCCCGCATGGTGGCCAAGCCCTGGCGGCGGCTGGCCTACGGCGCCAAGGGCGTCGACGGCGCGGCCGACCTCGACCCGCTCGCGCCCGACGAGCGCTGGCACGCGGTGCGCATCAACGGCAAGCGGGCGAGGTACGCGGTGGACGCCGTCGCCTCCGTCATCGGCGGGCCGGCGGCCAAGCTGGCCAAGGCCCTCGGACGCGTGCAGAACCTGCTCGGTGAGCACCAGGACGCCGCCGTGGCGGCCGACACGTGGGTGGCGCTGGCCGCCGAGTCGCCCGGTGACACGGAGCTCGCGGCCGTCGCCGGCCGGCTGTTCGAGCGGGAGCGGGCCGCGATCCGGGCCGCCCGGGCCGCCTTCCCGGAGGCGTGGGCCGTGGCCGCGGAACCGACAAGGACGCGATGGCTACCCTGA
- a CDS encoding RNA degradosome polyphosphate kinase produces the protein MPRPRGTDGRFLPTDAAPSEQAELVSTAAGPTETRSPQAPRGRSAPPAGHGPAPENPAPPTATDNIDSPPPPDDVPPMGSDPLPEDRFLNRELSWLDFNARVLALAEDPSTPLLERAKFLAIFASNLDEFYMVRVAGLKRRLQAGLPVRGGDQMPLRTQLELVGEKTADLVARHAACFVDEVLPKLSAEGIELLQWDDLADDEREQMRSYFRDHVFPVLTPLAVDPAHPFPYISNRSLSLAVSVKDPDGGQVLFARVKVPNNVPRFVRVGRTNRFLPVEELISTHLSQLFSGMQVVECHLFRVTRNADVEVDEDRDEDLLQALERELARRRFGPPVRLEVAASISDHVLDLLVRELDMESSDVLRVRGLLDLSSLWQIYGDVDRPDLKDRPFVPATHPRLVEGEVPRSVFSVLRDGDVLVHHPYHSFSTSVQRFIEQAAADPNVLAIKQTLYRTSGDSPIVDALIDAATAGKQVVVLVEVKARFDEVANIGWARMLERAGCHVVYGLVGLKTHCKTALVVRQEGNQIRRYCHIGTGNYHPKTARLYEDFGMLTADPEVGADLTDLFNVLTGYSRQTAYRRLLVAPHGIRSGLIERIDREIDKVRLGGEGLVQMKANGLVDEELVDALYRASRAGVHVDLIIRGMCTLRPGVPGLSDNIRVRSILGRFLEHSRVFRFGVDPDDPDTEFWIGSADMMHRNLDRRVEALVLVTDPVARAELNSVLTASMSADTDAFVLHGDGSWTRRTSTLDRPLEHVQSRLLRRIVGTPG, from the coding sequence ATGCCACGTCCGCGGGGGACCGATGGCCGGTTCCTCCCGACCGACGCTGCGCCCAGCGAACAGGCCGAGCTGGTGTCGACGGCGGCCGGCCCGACCGAGACCCGCAGCCCCCAGGCGCCGCGCGGCCGCAGCGCCCCGCCGGCCGGCCACGGCCCCGCCCCGGAGAACCCGGCCCCACCGACCGCCACCGACAACATCGACTCGCCACCGCCGCCCGACGACGTCCCGCCGATGGGCTCGGACCCCCTGCCGGAGGACCGCTTCCTCAACCGCGAGCTGTCGTGGCTCGACTTCAACGCCCGGGTGCTGGCCCTGGCCGAGGACCCGTCGACGCCGCTGCTGGAGCGGGCCAAGTTCCTCGCGATCTTCGCCAGCAACCTCGACGAGTTCTACATGGTGCGGGTCGCCGGCCTCAAGCGCCGCCTCCAGGCCGGCCTGCCGGTCCGCGGCGGCGACCAGATGCCGCTGCGCACCCAGCTCGAGCTCGTCGGCGAGAAGACCGCCGACCTGGTCGCCCGGCACGCCGCCTGCTTCGTCGACGAGGTGCTGCCCAAGCTGAGCGCCGAGGGCATCGAACTGCTGCAGTGGGACGACCTGGCCGACGACGAGCGCGAGCAGATGCGCAGCTACTTCCGCGACCACGTGTTCCCGGTGCTGACGCCGCTCGCGGTCGACCCCGCGCACCCGTTCCCGTACATCTCGAACCGGTCCTTGAGCCTCGCCGTGTCGGTCAAGGACCCCGACGGCGGTCAGGTGCTGTTCGCCCGCGTCAAGGTGCCCAACAACGTGCCCCGGTTCGTACGCGTCGGCCGCACCAACCGGTTCCTGCCGGTCGAGGAGCTCATCTCCACCCACCTGAGCCAGCTGTTCTCCGGTATGCAGGTGGTCGAGTGCCACCTGTTCCGGGTGACCCGCAACGCCGACGTCGAGGTCGACGAGGACCGCGACGAGGACCTGCTGCAGGCGCTCGAGCGTGAGCTGGCCCGGCGCCGGTTCGGCCCGCCGGTGCGCCTCGAGGTCGCGGCGTCCATCTCGGACCATGTGCTCGACCTGCTGGTCCGCGAGCTCGACATGGAGTCCAGCGACGTCCTGCGGGTCCGCGGCCTGCTCGACCTGTCGTCGCTGTGGCAGATCTACGGCGACGTCGACCGGCCCGACCTCAAGGACCGTCCGTTCGTGCCGGCAACCCACCCGCGGCTGGTCGAGGGCGAGGTGCCGCGCAGCGTGTTCTCGGTGCTGCGCGACGGCGACGTGCTGGTGCACCACCCCTACCACTCGTTCTCGACCAGCGTGCAGCGCTTCATCGAGCAGGCCGCGGCCGACCCCAACGTGCTGGCCATCAAGCAGACGCTCTACCGCACGAGCGGTGACTCGCCGATCGTCGACGCCCTCATCGACGCGGCCACGGCCGGCAAGCAGGTGGTGGTGCTGGTCGAGGTCAAGGCGCGGTTCGACGAGGTCGCCAACATCGGCTGGGCCAGGATGCTGGAACGCGCCGGCTGCCACGTGGTCTACGGGCTGGTGGGCCTCAAGACGCACTGCAAGACCGCGCTGGTGGTGCGCCAGGAGGGCAACCAGATCCGGCGCTACTGCCACATCGGCACGGGCAACTACCACCCCAAGACCGCCCGGCTGTACGAGGACTTCGGCATGCTGACGGCCGATCCCGAGGTGGGCGCCGACCTGACCGACCTGTTCAACGTGTTGACCGGCTACAGCCGGCAGACCGCGTACCGCCGGTTGCTGGTGGCCCCGCACGGCATCCGCAGCGGGCTGATCGAGCGGATCGACCGCGAGATCGACAAGGTCCGGCTGGGCGGCGAGGGCCTGGTGCAGATGAAGGCCAACGGGCTGGTCGACGAGGAGCTCGTGGACGCGCTCTACCGGGCGTCCCGGGCGGGCGTGCACGTCGACCTGATCATCCGCGGCATGTGCACGCTGCGACCGGGCGTGCCGGGGCTCTCCGACAACATCAGGGTGCGCTCGATTCTCGGCCGGTTCCTGGAGCACTCGCGGGTGTTCCGGTTCGGCGTCGACCCGGACGACCCCGACACCGAGTTCTGGATCGGCTCGGCCGACATGATGCACCGCAACCTCGACCGCCGGGTCGAGGCGCTGGTGCTGGTCACCGACCCGGTCGCCCGGGCCGAGCTCAACAGCGTGCTCACCGCCTCGATGAGCGCCGACACCGACGCGTTCGTGCTGCACGGCGACGGCAGCTGGACCCGCCGCACCTCCACTTTGGACAGGCCACTGGAACACGTGCAGAGCCGCCTGCTGCGCCGTATCGTCGGCACGCCGGGCTGA
- a CDS encoding cold-shock protein yields the protein MQGTVATYDPASRSGTLLLDDGTELAYPAAAFDASGLRLLRLGQRVRIDRDESGAVTRLTIPTLP from the coding sequence ATGCAGGGCACCGTCGCCACCTACGACCCGGCGAGCCGGTCCGGCACGCTGCTGCTCGACGACGGCACCGAGCTGGCCTACCCGGCGGCCGCGTTCGATGCCTCCGGCCTGCGCCTGCTCCGCCTCGGCCAGCGCGTGCGCATCGACCGTGACGAATCCGGCGCGGTGACCCGTCTCACCATCCCCACGCTCCCCTGA
- a CDS encoding lysophospholipid acyltransferase family protein has product MARRRLGFWRRLVVMLVKPVLTGWTKRTWTGMEHIPATGGAIIVANHLSHADPVVIGHYLYDAGRWPSFLAKASVFKVPVIGYIISRCQQIPVERGSVDAARSLDTLVTAVKDGSSVIIYPEGTTTKEPELWPMRGKTGAARLALTTGAPVIPVVMDGPQALFDPRTSKVGLKARIPVRVHAGAPIDLSAWAGAAPSRQTLDAMTEAIMLHLRDMLAEMRGVAEPPPLWSPPRKAAPPAARPAVDDTPAGDPA; this is encoded by the coding sequence GTGGCACGGCGGAGGCTCGGGTTCTGGCGACGGCTGGTGGTCATGCTGGTCAAGCCGGTCCTGACCGGCTGGACCAAGCGCACCTGGACGGGGATGGAGCACATCCCGGCCACCGGCGGCGCGATCATCGTGGCCAACCACCTGTCGCACGCCGACCCGGTGGTCATCGGGCACTACCTCTACGACGCCGGCCGGTGGCCGAGCTTCCTGGCCAAGGCCAGCGTGTTCAAGGTGCCGGTGATCGGCTACATCATCTCGCGGTGCCAGCAGATACCGGTCGAGCGCGGGTCGGTCGACGCCGCCCGGTCGCTGGACACGCTGGTCACGGCGGTCAAGGACGGCAGCAGCGTCATCATCTACCCCGAGGGCACCACGACGAAGGAACCCGAGCTCTGGCCGATGCGCGGCAAGACCGGCGCCGCCCGGTTGGCGTTGACCACCGGCGCGCCGGTGATCCCCGTCGTGATGGACGGGCCGCAGGCGCTGTTCGACCCGCGTACGTCCAAGGTGGGTCTGAAGGCCCGGATCCCGGTGCGGGTGCACGCCGGTGCCCCGATCGACCTCAGCGCGTGGGCCGGCGCCGCCCCGAGCCGGCAGACGCTCGACGCGATGACCGAGGCGATCATGCTGCACCTGCGCGACATGCTGGCCGAGATGCGCGGTGTCGCCGAGCCGCCGCCGCTCTGGTCGCCCCCGCGCAAGGCCGCCCCGCCCGCCGCCCGGCCCGCCGTGGACGACACGCCGGCCGGTGACCCGGCATGA
- a CDS encoding NAD(P)H-dependent glycerol-3-phosphate dehydrogenase — MTHVAVLGAGSWGTAFAKVLGDAGRDVTIWSRRDSVAAAIRETRCNPDYFPDVRLPDRVTATADAGTALAGAEIVVLAVPSQTLRGNLAEWRSSLDSDATLVSLMKGIELGTTKRMSEVVIEAAAVPDDRVVVVSGPNLAPEIAVGQPAATVVAGIDMRRATLVQDAITTPYMRPYTNDDVVGAELGGAVKNVIALAYGIAEAMGLGDNIKATLITRGLAETARLGVALGADPLTFAGLSGLGDLVGTCHSRFSRNRTFGERLGRGETLEQAQAAVGQTAEGVKSCLAIRDLARKVDVEMPITEQVERVCHEGADPREALTILMTRTTKAE, encoded by the coding sequence ATGACTCATGTCGCTGTGCTCGGCGCGGGGTCCTGGGGCACCGCGTTCGCCAAGGTGCTCGGCGACGCCGGCCGGGACGTGACGATCTGGTCGCGCCGCGACTCGGTCGCCGCCGCCATCCGCGAGACCCGGTGCAACCCCGACTACTTCCCGGACGTACGCCTCCCGGACCGGGTCACCGCCACCGCCGACGCCGGCACCGCGCTGGCCGGCGCCGAGATCGTGGTCCTCGCCGTGCCGTCGCAGACGCTGCGCGGAAACCTGGCCGAGTGGCGGTCGTCGCTGGACTCCGACGCCACGCTGGTGTCGCTGATGAAGGGCATCGAGCTGGGCACCACCAAGCGGATGAGCGAGGTGGTGATCGAGGCGGCCGCGGTGCCGGACGACCGGGTCGTCGTCGTCTCCGGCCCCAACCTCGCCCCGGAGATCGCGGTCGGGCAGCCGGCCGCGACCGTGGTGGCCGGCATCGACATGCGGCGCGCGACGCTCGTGCAGGACGCGATCACGACGCCTTACATGCGGCCGTACACCAATGACGACGTCGTCGGGGCCGAGCTCGGCGGGGCGGTCAAGAACGTGATCGCGCTGGCCTACGGCATCGCCGAGGCGATGGGGCTCGGCGACAACATCAAGGCCACGCTGATCACCCGCGGGCTGGCCGAGACCGCCCGGCTCGGTGTCGCGCTCGGCGCCGACCCGCTGACCTTCGCCGGCCTGTCGGGGTTGGGCGACCTCGTCGGCACGTGCCACTCGCGGTTCTCCCGCAACCGCACGTTCGGCGAGCGGCTCGGCCGCGGCGAGACGCTGGAGCAGGCGCAGGCCGCCGTCGGGCAGACCGCCGAGGGTGTGAAGAGCTGCCTCGCGATCCGCGACCTGGCCCGCAAGGTCGACGTCGAGATGCCGATCACCGAGCAGGTCGAGCGGGTGTGCCACGAGGGCGCCGACCCGCGCGAGGCGCTGACGATCCTGATGACCCGCACGACGAAGGCCGAATGA